One window from the genome of Osmerus eperlanus chromosome 1, fOsmEpe2.1, whole genome shotgun sequence encodes:
- the smarcc2 gene encoding SWI/SNF complex subunit SMARCC2 isoform X1 → MAVRKKDGGPNVKYFEASDTVSQFDNVRVWLGKNYKKYIQAEPPTNKSLSSLVVQLLQFQEEVFGKHVSNPPLTKLPMKSFLDFKSGGALCHILAAAYKFKSDQGWRRFDFQNPSRMDRNVEMFMTIEKSLVQNNCLSRPVIYLSSDIEPKLLGKLKDIIKRHQGSVTEDKASSSHVVVPIPTSLEEEEWVRPVMKRDKQMLLHWGYSPDSYDTWISASEVEAAVEDPPTPEKPRKVHAKWILDLDQYNEWMNEEDYEVGEGGPKRKRISAKTLTDEVTTPDERRDKKSGSAKKRKRSPSPSPTPPPQESKKKNTKKGPAAPYTKSKRGQREEEQEDLTKDLDEPSPVPAVEEVNLPKTANTKKDSESTPVKGGTMTDLDEQEDESMETAGKEEEEGSPSVKGEPVKGSDLHEDNVTEQTHHIIIPSYAAWFDYNSVHAIERRALPEFFNGKNKSKTPEIYLAYRNFMIDTYRLNPQEYLTSTACRRNLAGDVCAIMRVHAFLEQWGLINYQVDSESRPTPMGPPPTSHFHVLADTPSSLVPLQPKASQVHTHTHTHTHTDKHTTHTGEAHADPGLPPHPQTPAAQQILSFPDKVKDKPADLQNFGLRTDMYNKKTGPAKSKSAASSMREWTEQETLLLLEGLEMYKDDWNKVSEHVGSRTQDECILHFLRLPIEDPYLEDSSSSLGPLAYQPVPFSQAGNPVMSTVAFLASVVDPRVASAAAKSALEEFSRMKEEVPAALVEAHVRRVEEAARASGRQDPLYGLEGSGIAGTSLEEGDKPEESSEEIKSDGQSSEEKREAKDGKDGAQEEEEKQGENGKKEEEKGRETEGERDSEKTDPEMGDGEKEKEGKEGSEDGQREAESEGERKAKVERDVGEGNLSTAAASALAAAAVKAKHLAAVEERKIKSLVALLVETQMKKLEIKLRHFEELETIMDREREALEYQRQQLLADRQSFHMEQLKYAEMRARQQHFQQIQHQQHNQTGGPHPAQASAAPAPQSLTPNQPASGTSAPQKAPSPAPPSSMGGPSSTQPVEPQPPPGPHISPPGHSAQTPAAHPSTNPTPALHEPSTPLTGETLHSSTPVPPMQ, encoded by the exons ATGGCGGTGCGGAAGAAAGACGGCGGCCCGAATGTAAAATATTTCGAAGCGTCTGATACCGTTTCACAGTTCGACAATGTCCGCGTGTGGTTGGGCAAGAACTATAAAAAG TACATCCAGGCAGAGCCCCCCACCAACAAGTCCCTCTCCAGCCTGGTGGTCCAGCTGCTGCAGTTTCAGGAGGAGGTGTTTGGGAAGCACGTCAGCAACCCACCTCTTACCAAGCTGCCG ATGAAGAGCTTTCTGGACTTCAAGTCTGGCGGGGCCCTTTGCCACATCCTGGCTGCAGCCTACAAGTTCAAGAGCGACCAGGGCTG GCGCAGGTTTGACTTCCAGAATCCCTCTCGGATGGACCGTAACGTAGAGATGTTTATGACCATCGAGAAGTCCCTGGTCCAG AACAACTGTCTGAGTCGACCGGTCATCTATCTGAGCTCAGACATTGAGCCCAAGCTGTTGGGAAAGCTGAAGGATATCATCAAGCGGCACCAG GGCTCAGTGACTGAGGACAAGGCTTCCAGTTCTCATGTGGTGGTGCCTATCCCTACCAGCCTGGAAGAGG AGGAGTGGGTTCGCCCTGTAATGAAGAGAGACAAGCAGATGCTTCTACATTGGGGCTACTCTCCTGACAG CTATGACACGTGGATCTCAGCCAGTGAGGTAGAGGCGGCTGTAGAGGACCCACCTACCCCAGAGAAGCCCAGGAAG gtgcatGCTAAGTGGATCCTAGACCTTGACCAGTACAACGAGTGGATGAATGAGGAGGACtacgaggtgggggagggagggcccaAGAGGAAGAGGATCTCAGCCAAGACCCTGACGGATGAGGTAACCACCCCGGACGAGAGGCGAGACAAGAAGTCTGGCAGCGCCAAGAAGAGGAAGCGCTCGccctccccctcgcccacccccccgccccaggagagcaagaagaagaacaccaagaaagg GCCAGCAGCCCCGTACACCAAGTCTAAACGtggccagagggaggaggagcaggaggacctGACCAAGGACCTGGATGAACCCTCACCTGTACCAGCTGTGGAGGAAGTCAACCTACCCAAGAcgg ccaacACTAAGAAAGACTCTGAATCAACTCCAGTGAAGGGAGGCACCATGACAGACCTGG ACGAACAGGAGGATGAGTCTATGGAAACAGCAGGAAAG gaggaggaggagggctcccCCAGTGTGAAGGGGGAGCCAGTGAAAGGATCTGACCTCCATGAGGACAACGTGACAGAGCAGACTCATCACATTATCATCCCCAGTTACGCCGCCTGGTTTGACtacaacag TGTTCATGCTATTGAGCGCAGAGCCCTTCCAGAGTTCTTTAATGGCAAGAACAAGTCCAAAACCCCTGAGAT TTACTTGGCCTACAGGAACTTCATGATTGACACCTACAGGCTGAACCCTCAGGAGTACCTCACCTCCACTGCATGTCGCAGGAACCTGGCAGGAGACGTGTGTGCCATCATGAG GGTCCATGCCTTCCTGGAGCAGTGGGGGCTGATAAACTACCAGGTGGACTCAGAGAGCCGCCCCACCCCCATGGGCCCCCCACCAACCTCCCACTTCCACGTCCTGGCAGACACCCCCTCCAGCCTAGTGCCCCTGCAGCCCAAGGcctcccaggtacacacacacacacacacacacacacacacagacaaacacacaacacatactggTGAAGCACATGCTGACCCAGGCCTGCCTCCCCATCCCCAGACCCCGGCTGCCCAGCAGATTCTGTCCTTCCCAGACAAAGTGAAGGATAAGCCAGCTGACCTGCAGAACTTTGGCCTCAGGACAGACATGTACAACAAGAAAACTGGTCCTGCGAAG AGCAAGAGTGCAGCCAGCTCCATGAGAGAGTGGACTGAGCAGGAGACTCTGCTACTGCTGGAAGGACTGGAAATGTACAAGGATGACTGGAACAAGGTGTCGGAGCACGTGGGCTCACGTACACAGGATGAGTGTATCCTCCACTTCCTGCGGCTGCCCATCGAGGACCCCTACCTGGAGGACAGCTCCTCGTCTCTAGGCCCTCTGGCCTACCAGCCTGTGCCCTTCAGCCAGGCAGGCAACCCCGTCATGAGCACGGTGGCCTTCCTGGCATCAGTGGTCGATCCACGTGTGGCCTCAGCTGCTGCCAAGTCAGCTTTGG aggAGTTCTCTCGTATGAAGGAGGAGGTTCCTGCAGCGCTGGTGGAGGCCCATGTgcgcagggtggaggaggcggcGAGGGCCAGCGGCAGACAGGACCCCCTCTACGGCCTGGAGGGCAGCGGTATCGCTGggaccagcctggaggagggagacaaacCCG AAGAAAGCAGCGAGGAGATCAAGAGTGACGGCCAGTCAAGCGAGGAGAAAAGGGAAGCCAAG GACGGCAAGGATGGagcacaggaagaggaggagaagcagggagagaacggaaagaaggaggaggaaaaaggcagagagacagaaggagagcgagacagTGAGAAAACAGACCCAGAGATGG gcgatggagagaaggagaaggaagggaaggagggctcAGAGGATGGCCAGAGGGaagcagagagcgagggagaaaggaaggcgAAGGTTGAGCGCGACGTGGGAGAGGGGAACCTGTCTACGGCTGCTGCCTCAGcgctggctgctgctgctgtcaaaGCTAAG cacctgGCagcggtagaggagaggaagatcaaGTCCCTGGTGGCTCTGCTGGTGGAGACCCAGATGAAGAAGCTGGAGATCAAGCTGAGGCactttgaggagctggagaccatCATGGACCGTGAGAGGGAGGCT ttggagTACCAGAGGCAGCAGCTGCTGGCTGACCGTCAGTCCTTTCACATGGAGCAGCTGAAGTATGCCGAGATGCGGGCACGCCAGCAGCATTTCCAGCAgatccagcaccagcagcacaaCCAGACCGGGGGTCCCCACCCTGCCCAGGCCTCCGCTGCCCCCGCACCACAGAGCCTGACGCCCAACCAGCCGGCCTCCGGCACCTCTGCACCCCAGAAGGCTCCGAGCCCTGCACCCCCTTCCTCCATGGGCGGACCCTCCTCCACTCAGCCCGTCGAGCCCCAGCCGCCCCCTGGacctcacatctctccccctgGTCACTCAGCCCAAACCCCTGCAGCACACCCCAGTACCAACCCCACTCCGGCACTCCATG AGCCTAGCACCCCTCTAACTGGTGAGACACTCCACTCCTCAACCCCTGTTCCCCCGATGCAGTGA